A window from Opitutia bacterium ISCC 52 encodes these proteins:
- a CDS encoding HupE/UreJ family protein, whose translation MLEDTLLQTLGDNAVFDKSSRGITKLPFLKIESDGAEVPFTTSSPEQVTTEDGVHTMIPFTTGPVNVDALRVTFSEYFKFDPQHTINIELELAEESKVGIISLDNNSWKPAESAFEQFIVFTIEGVWHIWIGIDHILFLIALLLPSVLRLEKGKWVPVLNFKAAFYNVLKVVTAFTIAHSVTLTLATLDIVTLPSKWVEAVIALSVVLAALNNIYPMVSDRVWAVALGFGFIHGFGFANVLADLELPTGTLAIALFSFNIGVEIGQLAIAVAFFPLIFLLRKQAFYQPIKLRLGSAVIGVIASLWIVDRVFELEFMPF comes from the coding sequence ATGCTTGAAGACACTCTGCTCCAAACACTTGGAGACAACGCCGTTTTTGATAAAAGTAGCCGAGGCATAACCAAGCTTCCTTTCTTGAAGATAGAATCGGACGGAGCCGAAGTTCCCTTTACGACTTCCTCGCCCGAACAAGTAACGACCGAAGATGGAGTCCACACCATGATCCCTTTCACTACGGGACCAGTAAATGTAGATGCCTTAAGGGTCACCTTCAGCGAATACTTCAAATTCGATCCGCAACATACGATTAACATTGAACTCGAGTTAGCCGAAGAATCGAAGGTTGGTATTATTTCTCTGGATAATAATTCCTGGAAACCAGCAGAAAGCGCTTTCGAACAATTCATTGTATTCACAATTGAAGGAGTTTGGCATATCTGGATTGGTATTGACCATATCCTATTTCTTATCGCCCTCCTTTTGCCATCCGTTTTGAGATTGGAAAAAGGGAAATGGGTTCCTGTTCTAAATTTTAAAGCTGCTTTCTATAACGTACTAAAAGTAGTCACAGCATTCACCATCGCTCACTCTGTTACCCTGACCCTAGCTACCCTAGACATTGTCACGCTCCCTTCTAAATGGGTAGAGGCAGTCATTGCACTCTCGGTCGTATTAGCTGCGCTCAACAACATATACCCCATGGTAAGTGATCGAGTTTGGGCAGTTGCACTGGGATTCGGCTTCATTCATGGATTTGGGTTTGCCAATGTATTGGCAGACCTGGAGCTACCGACTGGAACCCTCGCAATCGCATTATTCAGCTTTAACATAGGAGTCGAGATCGGACAACTAGCCATTGCAGTTGCCTTCTTCCCTCTTATTTTCTTGCTGCGAAAACAGGCATTTTACCAGCCCATAAAATTACGACTGGGATCAGCCGTCATTGGGGTCATTGCCTCACTTTGGATTGTGGATCGTGTCTTCGAACTCGAATTTATGCCCT